A genome region from Macrotis lagotis isolate mMagLag1 chromosome 4, bilby.v1.9.chrom.fasta, whole genome shotgun sequence includes the following:
- the LOC141522794 gene encoding ribonuclease pancreatic A-like encodes MEILSLLLLLDLTSFSQALDFWTSHVDNPKTRISGSSHHYCNVMMKQRGLITRSHCMPVNTFIHETNSTLINICATPSVSCGRLSLERCNKSSQSLKVTYCYTKSFARPPDCGYRAKIDFAIIGVICVEGQPAYLLQP; translated from the coding sequence ATGGAGATTCTTTCCTTGCTCCTCCTCCTGGACCTGACTAGCTTTTCCCAGGCTCTGGACTTCTGGACCTCCCATGTGGACAATCCCAAGACAAGAATCTCAGGATCCTCACATCATTACTGTAATGTAATGATGAAGCAGAGGGGACTGATTACACGTTCTCATTGCATGCCAGTAAATACCTTCATCCATGAGACAAACAGCACCCTCATAAACATCTGTGCTACTCCCAGTGTGTCTTGTGGAAGACTCTCTTTGGAAAGATGTAATAAAAGCTCCCAGTCACTTAAGGTGACATATTGCTATACCAAGTCTTTTGCCCGGCCTCCTGACTGTGGATACAGGGCAAAGATAGACTTTGCAATTATCGGGGTAATCTGTGTGGAAGGCCAGCCTGCCTACCTGCTCCAACCCTAA